The following proteins are encoded in a genomic region of Brachypodium distachyon strain Bd21 chromosome 1, Brachypodium_distachyon_v3.0, whole genome shotgun sequence:
- the LOC100828733 gene encoding NADH dehydrogenase [ubiquinone] 1 beta subcomplex subunit 7 encodes MEEAAAAAGVQLGTSKPQIATQAEMAEARIPIPYRDQCAHLLIPLNKCRVAEFYLPWKCEPERHSYEKCQYELVMERMLQMQKIREAQGGAKVKGGATIGVPLIPSTAKLA; translated from the coding sequence atggaggaggcggcggcggcggccggcgtgcAGCTGGGCACCTCGAAGCCGCAGATCGCGACCCAGGCGGAGATGGCGGAGGCGCGCATCCCGATCCCGTACCGCGACCAGTGCGCCCACCTCCTCATCCCGCTCAACAAGTGCCGCGTCGCCGAGTTCTACCTCCCCTGGAAGTGCGAGCCCGAGCGCCACTCGTACGAGAAGTGCCAGTACGAGCTCGTCATGGAACGGATGCTGCAGATGCAGAAGATCCGCGAGGCGCAGGGGGGCGCCAAGGTCAAGGGCGGCGCCACCATTGGCGTGCCCCTCATCCCTTCCACCGCAAAGCTCGCCTGA